One Streptomyces sp. ML-6 genomic region harbors:
- a CDS encoding LysR family transcriptional regulator — MLNSARLLVLLEIARTGTIVAAARALHLSPSAISHQLARLEQELGVALVERQPQSLRLTDAGARLAEHAQAVADLMAVAQDDLRAHAEGEAGVLRLGFFASSGLELLPRALSAFAANRPQVELELILGQPHELVPDLEAGRLDAAVVFEHPLDPWCRQATVDVEMFFDEPQLVVLPLRHRLGRHAEVRLATLEGESWIGTHGGHTGEPVLERACAAEGFRPRVRCRSDHYQVTINLARAGMGIALVPALGIGDTTGVHVCRLDHPRLHRRIGVATRPTNRNPLLRIFLDDLRSAAEEIRSLLEVQWA; from the coding sequence ATGCTGAACAGTGCCCGCCTGCTCGTCCTGCTCGAGATCGCCCGTACCGGCACCATCGTGGCCGCGGCACGGGCGTTGCACCTGAGCCCCTCCGCGATCTCGCACCAGCTCGCCCGCCTGGAGCAGGAGCTCGGGGTGGCGTTGGTGGAGCGTCAGCCGCAGAGCCTGCGGCTGACCGACGCCGGGGCCCGGCTGGCCGAGCACGCGCAGGCAGTCGCCGATCTGATGGCCGTGGCCCAGGACGACCTGCGGGCGCACGCCGAGGGTGAGGCCGGGGTCCTGCGGCTGGGTTTCTTCGCCTCCTCGGGCCTGGAGCTGCTGCCCCGGGCCCTCTCGGCGTTCGCGGCGAACCGGCCCCAGGTCGAGCTGGAACTGATCCTCGGGCAGCCGCACGAGCTGGTGCCCGACCTGGAGGCGGGACGGCTCGACGCCGCGGTCGTCTTCGAGCACCCGCTCGACCCCTGGTGCCGGCAGGCGACCGTGGACGTGGAGATGTTCTTCGACGAGCCGCAGCTGGTGGTCCTTCCCCTGCGGCACCGCCTCGGCCGGCACGCCGAGGTCCGGCTCGCCACCCTGGAGGGGGAGAGCTGGATCGGTACGCACGGCGGCCACACCGGCGAACCGGTCCTGGAACGCGCGTGTGCGGCGGAGGGCTTCCGCCCCCGGGTCCGCTGCCGCAGCGACCACTACCAGGTCACGATCAACCTGGCCCGTGCGGGCATGGGCATCGCACTCGTCCCGGCGCTCGGGATCGGCGACACCACCGGTGTGCACGTCTGCCGGCTGGACCACCCCCGGCTGCACCGGCGCATCGGCGTCGCCACCCGGCCCACCAACCGCAACCCGCTGCTGCGGATATTCCTCGACGACCTGCGGTCGGCCGCCGAGGAGATCCGGTCGCTGCTGGAGGTGCAGTGGGCGTGA
- a CDS encoding serine hydrolase, with amino-acid sequence MSLAQVAAAARRSAALPLTLAVAAVDIDGGGTVGVDEHTVLPVASASKLLLLAEVAHRLDGGELSADRVVEVLDEDVAAGTGLLRRLSGRGWTVEDLAWLTASVSDNTATNALLRLVGRESTARRARELGLEHLALHDKVRDVRSPDVPPVFATGTARDLARLVAHAVRGTMSGPAASARLLRWMRANTDHGLVPALIDHDPYAPGFPERPGHGLLVANKTGTDTGVRADAGVIVGRRRLAYAVVAHWDTALGPSTERAAVHAIRDVGRTLAACAGRPTADRDTETGPGAGTGPVAGTDTDSGSGSGSGSGSGSGSGSGSGSGAV; translated from the coding sequence ATGAGTCTGGCCCAAGTGGCCGCGGCGGCGCGGCGTTCGGCCGCGCTGCCGCTCACCCTGGCCGTCGCCGCCGTGGACATCGACGGCGGCGGCACGGTGGGGGTGGACGAGCACACCGTGCTGCCGGTGGCGTCCGCCTCGAAGCTGCTGCTGCTCGCCGAGGTCGCGCACCGGCTGGACGGCGGGGAACTGTCCGCCGACCGGGTGGTGGAGGTCCTCGACGAGGACGTGGCGGCGGGCACCGGTCTGCTGCGCCGGCTGAGCGGGCGCGGCTGGACCGTCGAGGACCTGGCCTGGCTGACGGCCTCGGTGAGCGACAACACCGCGACCAACGCACTGCTGCGCCTCGTGGGGCGGGAGTCCACGGCCCGGCGCGCGCGGGAGCTCGGGCTCGAGCACCTCGCGCTGCACGACAAGGTCCGTGACGTCCGGAGCCCGGACGTGCCGCCCGTCTTCGCCACCGGCACCGCACGGGACCTGGCCCGGCTGGTGGCGCACGCGGTGCGCGGCACCATGAGCGGCCCGGCGGCCTCCGCCCGGCTGCTGCGCTGGATGCGTGCCAACACCGACCACGGCCTGGTCCCCGCGCTGATCGACCACGACCCGTACGCGCCGGGCTTTCCCGAACGGCCGGGCCACGGGCTCCTGGTGGCCAACAAGACCGGCACCGACACCGGTGTCCGTGCCGATGCCGGTGTCATCGTCGGCAGGCGCCGACTGGCCTACGCGGTGGTGGCGCACTGGGACACGGCGCTGGGCCCGAGCACCGAGCGGGCCGCCGTGCATGCCATTCGGGACGTGGGGCGGACCCTCGCGGCCTGCGCCGGGCGCCCGACCGCCGACCGGGACACGGAGACGGGCCCGGGCGCGGGCACGGGCCCAGTCGCAGGCACGGACACGGACAGCGGCTCCGGCTCCGGCTCCGGCTCCGGCTCCGGCTCCGGCTCCGGCTCCGGCTCCGGCTCCGGGGCAGTGTGA